In Bifidobacterium sp. ESL0775, the following are encoded in one genomic region:
- a CDS encoding DNA replication/repair protein RecF encodes MYISRLALDHFRSWPHLVVDFTPGVTILKGANGLGKTNIVEAIEVLSTGSSHRVSSSLPLIERGEARATIRANVNEGADTGTTYEVTIAARGANRGRINGGSSLYMRDIVGKVPSVSFTPDDQRLVAGDPAGRRGFLDQAGSLLVPGYAANLSNANKIAKQRAALLKQLGQRGEPVDAKNAALNGLEIWTGQFIAVGVALTRARAGLIEQLAGPFSRIYDELAGKPQHAGLQYAPSFEEVLDFEQPEPEISKHYQRLYDGEIARGRNLIGPHRDDVTLTLDGMPAREFASNGEMWTMALALKMALFDEITEVQGVKPIVVLDDVFAQLDETRRKQILDFAMQQDQVLITVAAAGDIPSDATRGGDATIINVAELKAGAQDENANLVAQLQAARKNNTVDSDDDSDGARS; translated from the coding sequence GTGTACATCTCGCGGCTGGCGCTTGACCATTTCCGTTCATGGCCGCACCTTGTCGTGGATTTCACGCCTGGGGTGACCATCCTCAAAGGCGCGAACGGACTTGGCAAGACCAACATCGTGGAGGCCATTGAAGTGCTCTCCACCGGCTCCAGCCACCGTGTCTCCAGCTCGTTGCCATTGATTGAGCGCGGCGAGGCCAGGGCCACCATCCGCGCCAATGTCAATGAAGGTGCTGATACAGGGACAACCTATGAAGTGACCATCGCGGCGCGGGGGGCCAACCGTGGGCGCATCAATGGTGGCAGTTCACTGTATATGCGGGATATTGTCGGTAAAGTGCCGAGCGTCTCATTCACGCCGGATGACCAGCGGTTGGTGGCGGGCGATCCGGCTGGGAGGCGTGGGTTTCTTGACCAGGCCGGGTCGCTGTTGGTTCCGGGATATGCCGCCAACCTTTCCAACGCCAACAAAATCGCCAAGCAACGTGCCGCGCTGTTGAAGCAGCTTGGGCAACGCGGGGAACCGGTGGACGCGAAGAACGCCGCGCTCAACGGGCTGGAGATATGGACCGGTCAGTTCATCGCCGTCGGCGTCGCCCTGACCCGCGCACGGGCTGGATTGATCGAACAGTTGGCTGGGCCATTTTCGCGCATTTACGATGAGCTGGCCGGCAAGCCGCAGCATGCGGGATTGCAATACGCGCCATCGTTCGAGGAAGTGCTTGATTTCGAGCAGCCCGAACCGGAGATCAGCAAGCATTACCAACGGTTGTATGACGGGGAGATCGCGCGCGGGCGCAATCTCATTGGGCCGCACCGCGACGATGTGACGTTGACGCTTGACGGGATGCCCGCCCGCGAATTCGCCTCGAACGGCGAGATGTGGACCATGGCGCTCGCGTTGAAGATGGCCCTATTCGACGAAATCACCGAGGTGCAAGGGGTCAAGCCCATCGTCGTCCTCGATGATGTCTTCGCCCAGCTTGATGAGACCAGGCGCAAACAGATCCTCGATTTCGCGATGCAGCAGGACCAAGTGCTCATCACCGTGGCCGCCGCTGGCGATATTCCTTCGGACGCGACTCGAGGTGGCGACGCCACCATCATTAACGTCGCCGAACTCAAAGCCGGCGCACAAGACGAGAACGCGAATCTGGTGGCGCAACTGCAAGCCGCTCGGAAGAACAACACAGTTGATTCGGATGATGACAGTGATGGAGCGCGATCATGA